Part of the uncultured Anaeromusa sp. genome is shown below.
TAATATTTTAAACTTGACCTACGTGGCGGCGGAAATACTGCACACGTTAACAGGCAGTATCGGTGTGGTGCTGGTCGCTCCGTGTACGGCCTTGTTGGCGGGCGTTCTCCTTGTAGAACCTTCGTCTGTGATGGCGTGCGAATTATCAACAAAAAAGCCTTGACTTTTAAGGGCTGCACGTATTATAATTACCACTGTCCTAGGGGTTATAGCTCAGTTGGTTAGAGCGCATGCTTGACATGCATGAGGTCAGCGGTTCGAGCCCGTTTAACCCCACCAATTAACAAAGTAAGCTCCCGTGTACGGGAGCTTTTTTTTGTCGTGGCAGGGAAAACGACAGTGCATAGGGAATTCATAAAAGATAAGAAACAATATTCCAGGGGGCGAACGGATATGATGAAAATTACGAGGGTGGACGCAACGTTTTGTACTGATAAACTGCAAGAATCTAAAGAATTTTATATGAACTATTTTGATTTTGAATTAGTGTATGAAAGCGATTGGTATTTGGAAATGATGGTTCCAGGCATGCCGACCAGCGGCTTGAGCTTTACCTTGCCGCGCCGAGATGAAGGAGAATTCTTTTGCGGCACAGGTACAATTCTTTCATTTGAAGTGCCGGATGTGCAGGGGGAGTATCAGCGCTTAAAAGAGGCTGGCTTGTCCCTTGTGCAATCGCTGCAAGATAAGCCTTGGGGAGAGCGCAGTTTTGTCGTGGATGATCCAAATGGAATTCATCTTTATATTTATGAAACTATTCCAGCTACGCCGGAGTATCAAAAAATCTATGATTCCTTTCGACAGGCTCGGTGAGGCGCAAAGCATTATCCGCGGTTTGATTTTGAGGAGGCAGCGGCGCCAGGCGGAGCGGCTATCTTGGTGTGCAGCGCCTGGGTGTTGTTAGAAAAGGCTTGAGATAAAGACCATGAAGCGTTGCGTTCATGGTCTTTTCAATGGCTTTTCGGCACTTGAAAGGATGCTTGGAACACGGTATTATTAATAAATATGTGTTGCACGATAAAGCGCAGCAATAAGGAGAGGTGAAAGGCTTTGGGACAGCGCAGGGCCATCATTTCCTCGATTCAGCCCGGCAGCATTGCCGAAGAAATTGGCCTGCAGCCAGGTCATGAAATTCTTTTGGTGAACGGCCAGGCGATGGAGGATGTTATCGATTGGAGTTTTGCCGTGGCCGACGAAGAAGTTGTGCTGACGGTGCGGACAGAAGACGGCGATGAAGTCGTAGAGATTGAAAAAGAATACAATGAAGAACTGGGAATTGAGTTTGATGAAGCTGTTTTTGACGGCATTCGGCGTTGCGGCAATCGCTGCATTTTTTGCTTTGTTGACCAAATGCCGTCGGGAATGCGTCAAAGCCTGTATGTAAAAGACGATGATTACCGGATGTCTTTTTTGTATGGTAATTTTATCACCCTGACCAATGTGCGTCAGGCTGACTGGGAGCGTATTTTCCGCCTGCATTTGTCTCCTCTTTATATTTCCGTGCATGCTACTGACGGCGCCGTGCGCGCCGCTATGTTGAATCAGCCTAAAGCGGCTGAAATTTTACCGCAGCTGCAGCGGCTGGCGGAGGCCGGCATTGAAATGCATACACAGGTGGTTTTGTGTCCCGGATACAACGATGGAGAGGTTCTGCAAAAAACGATTGCTGATTTATATGCTTTGCATCCAGCCGTGCAATCTCTGGCTATTGTACCGGTAGGGTTGACGCAGCATCGTCAGGGCTGTGCGGAGCTGCGCGGCTTTACGCCGGAAGAGGCAGGAAGGATTATTGATGAGATCGCTCGTTGTCAAGAGCGTTTCCTCCAGGAGGCGCAAACACGGTTTGTCTTTCTGGGAGATGAGTTCTATTTGGCGGCAGGTCGGTCTTGGCCGACAGAAGAGGCCTATGAAGGGTTTCCGCAATTGGAAAACGGCGTCGGCATGGTGCGCGATTTCTTAACGGACTGGGCGCGGCAGCTGCAGGATGTGCAAACTACGCAGCCTGCGGCAGAGACTGCCTGGATTGTAGCGGGAACATCGGCGGCTAAGGTGCTGGCGCCGTTGCTGGCAGGACCTTTATGGCAGCATGTGCGCATAATAGAGGTAGCAAATGAGTTTTTCGGCCCAGCCATTACGGTGACAGGCCTTTTGACTGGCGGCGATATTTTAAAAGCGCTGCAACGCGAAGACGCGCGACCGCAGCGCTTGATTCTGCCGGGAGTGGCTCTGCGCAAGGGCGAGGAGATATTCCTCGACGATATGACGCTGGACCAGGTGAGCGAACAAGCCGGCTGCGATGTGCGTATTGCTCATGGAGCGGAAGATCTGTTTGACTTGTTGAGGGGGCGGAACCTTTGAAGCGCTTGGGCTTGATTCAGGTGTATACCGGCGATGGCAAAGGGAAGACGACAGCGGCTTTGGGTTTGGCCCTAAGGGCCTGGGGAAAAGGCTGGAAGATTGCGATTGTGCAATTCATGAAGGATGACCCGGGGTATGGCGAGGTAAAGGCGCTCCAAGAGTTAGACGGGATTGACTTGTTTCCTGCAGGGAGAAATGATTTTGTCAATTTGGACCAACCCGAGGAAATCGATTGCCGTCTGGCGCGGCAAGGTTGGGAATTGGTCCAGTCCTTTTTAGCAGAAGGCGTCTATGATATGGTTATCTTGGATGAAATCAATATCGCCATTGCTTGCGGCTTGCTGGCGGAAGCGGAAGTTGTCGCCGCTTTGCGGCAGCACAAGAAGCGGCCGCAGCCGCGCGCGGAAATTGTGATGACCGGACGCTACGCTACGCCAGGCGTATTGGCGGAGGCGGACTTGATTACGGAGATGAAGGAACTGCGTCATCCTTTTGCGCAAGGAATTGAAATGCGCGAAGGAATTGACCATTGAGCCGGACTGCAGGGTTGCGGCGGAAAGAAGGTGCGAGACATTGAGCAAACCGATTGTGGCCATTGTTGGCCGGCCGAATGTTGGCAAATCAACTTTGTTTAACAAGATAGGCAAGAAGAGAGTATCCATTGTGGAGGACATGCCGGGAGTAACCAGGGACCGTATTTATATGGACGGCGAGTGGCTGGGAAAAGAATTCACCATGATCGACACCGGCGGGATTGAGATTGAGACAGAAGATAAAATCTTGAGCCAAATGCGTCACCAGGCTCGCCTGGCTATGGAAGAGGCGGATGTTATTGTATTTGTGGTCGACGGCAAAACTGGAGCGACCAATGCGGATGAAGAAGTAGCCCATATGCTGCGCGGCACAAGAAAACCAGTGGTGCTGGCCGTGAATAAGGTAGACCATATCAATCAAGAACTGGCTATTTATGAGTTCTATAACTTGGGCTTGGGAGATCCCGTCGGTATTTCTGCCGCCAACGCCATGGGGCTGGGGGATCTGCTGGATGCGGTGGTTGCCTCGTTCCCGGCGGACGCAGAGACGGAAGCGGTTGAAGAAGACGTAATCAAGGTGGCCGTAATTGGTCGACCTAATGTTGGCAAATCGTCCTTGGTCAACGCCATGATCGGTGAAGACCGGGTTATTGTCAGTGATATTCCCGGTACGACGCGGGACGCTATTGATACGCATTTTACCAAAGACGGGCAAAAATTTATGTTGATCGATACGGCGGGAATGCGCCGTAAAGCGAAGATTGAAATGCCGGTCGAGCGTTATAGTGTTGTTCGCGCTCTGCGAGCGGTGGACCGGGCGGATGTGGTGTTAATGGTGATTGACGCCGAAGAAGGCGTAACCGAGCAGGATAAGAAGATTGCCGGTTATGCTCATGAAGCAGGCAGGGCTTGCGTGATTGTCGTCAATAAATGGGACTTGGTGGAAAAAGACAGCAAGACCTCCTTGCGCTATACCGAAGCCATTCGCAGCGAACTGGCCTTTTTGCAGTACGCGCCGGTTGTGTATTTGTCAGCTTTGACTAAACAGCGGGTGCCGCGAGTAACGGAGCTTGTTAAATATGTGGCGGAGCAGCACAACATGCGTGTGAAAACCAGCGTTTTGAATCAAGTCCTAGAGGATGCGGTAGCGATAAACCCGCCGCCCACAGGACATGGCAAGCGGCTTCGTATTTATTTTGCTACTCAGGCGGATGTGCAGCCGCCGACGTTTGTCTTTTTTGTTAACGAAGCGGAATTGATGCATTTTTCGTATCTGCGCTTTCTGGAAAATCGCTTGCGTGAAAGCTTCGGCTTTGAAGGTACGCCGCTGAAGCTGGTAGTGCGTAACCGTAAGGAAAAGGAAGATGCCTAAAAGGAGGCTGCATGGTGGAGTTTCTTTGGATTGTCGCTGTGAGCTATTTGGTGGGATCTGTTCCCAATGGCTTGCTGTTGGGAAAAACGTTTTGGCATACGGATTTGCGGCAAATGGGCAGCTGTAATATTGGGGCGACCAATGCCTTTCGGGTGCTGGGACCCTGGCCTGCTTTTTGGGTGTTCTTGACAGATGCCGCCAAAGGTGTTTTTGGCGTTTGGCTGGCCAGTCAAATGGCGGCGCCGTCTCTTTGGTTGGTGGCAGCGGGTATTGCTGCTATTGCCGGACATAATTGGTCTGTTTTCCTGGGTTTCAAAGGCGGGCGCGGTGTGGCGACCGGCTTGGGAGTTATTGCTTTTTTGGTGCCTAAAGTGACCTTGATTGTTTTTGCGGTTTGGGCGCTGATTGTCTGGCTGACCCGCTATGTGTCGCTGGCTTCCATCGTAGCAGCGGCATTGGTGCCTGTGTGCATGTGGTTTTTAGGAGAAGAGCCGGCTGTTTTGGCGTTTGGCGTTTTGGCGGCAGTCTTTGTCATTGTGCGCCATCGCCCTAATATTCAGCGACTGCTGAAAGGCGAAGAGTTAAAGATTCGTTCGGGTAAGCGTTGATTGAGGAAGGACTTTGGCGTTCTGAAAAGAATATATTTCTTAAAGGAGGGAATCGCATGAAAGAAACAATGGCAGCGTTGCTGCAATGTAAAAATTGGGCGTTAGTGGGGGCGACATCCAACAAGGGGAAATTTGGCTATAAAATTTTTCAAGTGATGCGAAATAATGGGTTGCATGTATTGCCCGTCAATCCGGGATTGCAAGAAATTGACGGCCAAACGTGCTACGCTTCCTTAGCGGACTTGCCGGAACCGGTTGAAGCGGTAAATGTCGTAGTACCTCCTAAAGTTGCTTTGGGAATTTTAGAGGAATGCCAACGTTTAAATATCTCCAAGGTCTGGCTGCAACCGGGAGCTGATACGGCGGAAGTGGTGGAAAAAGCTAAAGAATTAGGCTTGCAGGTAGTGTATGACGCGTGTATCATGATCGAGTTGAGACATAAAGGAGGAGTATGAATGGCTGCTTTGAAAGAAGTGAACGATGCAATGTACCAGGAGGAAGTATTGGACGAGAAGCAACCGGTGTTGGTTGATTTTTGGGCGCCCTGGTGCAGCTATTGCAACAAACTGACTCCTGTTTTGGAAGAAGTGTCCGCAGAACTGGCAGGTAAATTGAAAATCGTAAAAATCAATGTAGATGAAAATCGCTCTTTGGCTCAACGCTATGATATTAAAGGTTTGCCGACGATGATGTTGGTAAAAGATGGCGAAGTAGCGGAAAAAATCGTCGGCTTTTTGCCGAAAGCTTCTATTTTAGGGAAGATAGAGCCGTTTCTCTAATAAAATAAGGCATAAGAAAAGGCCGCTATTCAGGCGGCCTTTTCTTATGCCTTATTTTACTAGGCAATCGCTTGATTTAACGAGGTAATCAGCGCTTCGATGTCAATGCCGTGTGCGCTGGCGCCTTGCTCGATGTTTTCAAACCGGGCGGCGGCGCAGCCTAGGCAGCCCATGCCGAAATTGCGGAACACGTCTACCGTTTCCGGGTGCTGTTGGACTACTTCGATAATGCTCATTTCTTTGGTGATGTTTTTCATGATTTTCCTCCTAGTGCTCTGTTATTGTAGAACTGATTCTATGGTTTATTATAACATTGATCTGCATGGAGCACACGCTGAAAGAAATTTTTTCTGTTAGAGCGCAAGTCAAGGCGGAAAAATAAGCTAATTTCGCAAAAAGAATAAAAATAGGCCAAAAGTCTCGCTATCTGGGGCGTTTGCTCTCTTTTTGTTAAAATGTAAAAAACTTGGAAAAATCAGCAGGATTTTTTCGAATAAATCCGAATATCCATAAATGTGGGTTAAAGTGGTGGAAAGTGGGTGATAAAGGTGCTTTTGGGAGAGTATCAACATACTGTAGATGCCAAAGGTCGCCTGTTTTTACCTGCTAAATTCCGCGAAGAACTGGGAGAGACAGTTGTTTTTACCAAGGGACTTGATGCCTGCTTGTTTGGTTATTCCTTGTCTGAATGGAGTGTTTTAGAAGAAAAATTGAAAAAATTACCCTTAGCTAAGCCGGAAGCCCGAGCTTTTACGCGATTTTTCTTTGCAGGCGCCGCCGAAATAGGGTATGATAAACAAGGAAGAATTTTACTTCCGCCCGTGTTGCGTGAACACGCACGCTTAGAAAAAGAAGTTGTCGTCATCGGTGTATCAAATCGTATCGAAATTTGGAGTCAAGATGCGTGGCAGGCCTATAATGAGGCCTTGGCTCCGAGCGTATCGGATTTGACCCAGGAGTTGATTGATCTGGGGATTTGATGACGAGGAGGTTCGTTTTGCAAGAGTTTCACCATGTCAGCGTATTGTTAGAAAAGACCGTGCAGGCGGTAATGCAGGATCCTGCAGGAATTTATGTAGATTGCACCTTGGGCGGCGCTGGTCACGCCAAATACTTGGCGGACCAATTGAGCGCACAAGGTCGCTTCATAGGTATTGATCAAGATCCGGCGGCGTTGGCGGCCGGCAGAGAAAAACTGAGCGGTGTGCCATGCCAAGTGGATTTAATACACAGTAATTTTTCTCGTCTCGGCGATGTTTTAGCGGAATTAGGCGTAGAAAAGGTCAATGGCATTGTTTTTGACCTCGGTGTTTCTTCGCATCAGTTAGACGTTGCAGAGCGTGGTTTTTCATATCAACAGGATGCGCCTCTCGATATGCGGATGAATCCGCAGCAAGCGCGCAGCGCTTATGATGTGGTCAATACGTATGAGGAAGAGGAATTGGCGCGCATTATTAAAGAGTTTGGGGAAGAACGTTGGGCTAAGCGAATTGCTTCCTTTGTTGCAACCGCTCGGCAGACGGCCCCTATAGAGACAACCGGCCAATTAGTGGACATTATCAAACGAGCGATTCCAGCCGCCGCCCGGCGAGACGGGCCGCACCCGGCTAAACGCACTTTCCAGGCTATTCGGATTGAAGTAAATCAAGAACTGGAAATTTTGCAGGGGGCGTTTCGTACTGCTATTGAACATTTACTCCCTGGTGGGAGATTGGCCATTATTACCTTTCATTCGCTAGAAGACCGTGCAGCGAAACAGGCGTTGGCTGCGGCGGCGAAAGGATGTATTTGTCCGCCTAAGCTTCCTATATGCATGTGCGGCCACCAGCCGCAAGTGCGGTTGCTAGGCAAGGCAGTTACGCCTTCAGAGCAGGAACTGGAGAACAATCCCAGGGCGAGAAGCGCCAAATTACGTATAGCTGAAAAACTGGGCAGGTAATCAGATCCAAGGAGGGACTTGCATGTTGGCTCAACAAAGACAGGAGTGGAAACATCCTGTAGAAGAACAGCAACATACACCTGCAAAAACCTTTCGTAAGCAACCGCAATGCGATGTTCGTTTGCGAGCGAGAGTAGGCTTGCTTGTTTGCGGCATAGCAGTGTTGGCCATTGTTGGTGCAGTTTGCAGTGAATTCGTCGTTACGACCGGCTATTCGGTTGTAAAGACGAAATCCCAAATTATGTCATTGGAAAAAGAGAACGAACAATTGCAATTGGAAATTGCCCAACTCAAAGCGCCACAGCGTATTCAAGCCGTTGCTACGCGTGAGTTAGGCATGGTAACGCCGCAAAACTTGTACTGTATTAACCCTCAGACGGCTCCAAGTGCCGCTTCAGTGGAAGCGCAGGACAATCTTTGGGATCGTGTAAAAGCTAACTTAAAGGGAGCGACAGCGCAAGCAGGTACTAATCGCTAAGCTATTATATTTTTTATTAATAGAGTTATGAAAAGCAGCCAGTACGGTTGCTTTTTCGTATTTTGTCA
Proteins encoded:
- a CDS encoding VOC family protein, with the protein product MKITRVDATFCTDKLQESKEFYMNYFDFELVYESDWYLEMMVPGMPTSGLSFTLPRRDEGEFFCGTGTILSFEVPDVQGEYQRLKEAGLSLVQSLQDKPWGERSFVVDDPNGIHLYIYETIPATPEYQKIYDSFRQAR
- a CDS encoding DUF512 domain-containing protein, whose product is MGQRRAIISSIQPGSIAEEIGLQPGHEILLVNGQAMEDVIDWSFAVADEEVVLTVRTEDGDEVVEIEKEYNEELGIEFDEAVFDGIRRCGNRCIFCFVDQMPSGMRQSLYVKDDDYRMSFLYGNFITLTNVRQADWERIFRLHLSPLYISVHATDGAVRAAMLNQPKAAEILPQLQRLAEAGIEMHTQVVLCPGYNDGEVLQKTIADLYALHPAVQSLAIVPVGLTQHRQGCAELRGFTPEEAGRIIDEIARCQERFLQEAQTRFVFLGDEFYLAAGRSWPTEEAYEGFPQLENGVGMVRDFLTDWARQLQDVQTTQPAAETAWIVAGTSAAKVLAPLLAGPLWQHVRIIEVANEFFGPAITVTGLLTGGDILKALQREDARPQRLILPGVALRKGEEIFLDDMTLDQVSEQAGCDVRIAHGAEDLFDLLRGRNL
- a CDS encoding cob(I)yrinic acid a,c-diamide adenosyltransferase, with translation MKRLGLIQVYTGDGKGKTTAALGLALRAWGKGWKIAIVQFMKDDPGYGEVKALQELDGIDLFPAGRNDFVNLDQPEEIDCRLARQGWELVQSFLAEGVYDMVILDEINIAIACGLLAEAEVVAALRQHKKRPQPRAEIVMTGRYATPGVLAEADLITEMKELRHPFAQGIEMREGIDH
- the der gene encoding ribosome biogenesis GTPase Der — translated: MSKPIVAIVGRPNVGKSTLFNKIGKKRVSIVEDMPGVTRDRIYMDGEWLGKEFTMIDTGGIEIETEDKILSQMRHQARLAMEEADVIVFVVDGKTGATNADEEVAHMLRGTRKPVVLAVNKVDHINQELAIYEFYNLGLGDPVGISAANAMGLGDLLDAVVASFPADAETEAVEEDVIKVAVIGRPNVGKSSLVNAMIGEDRVIVSDIPGTTRDAIDTHFTKDGQKFMLIDTAGMRRKAKIEMPVERYSVVRALRAVDRADVVLMVIDAEEGVTEQDKKIAGYAHEAGRACVIVVNKWDLVEKDSKTSLRYTEAIRSELAFLQYAPVVYLSALTKQRVPRVTELVKYVAEQHNMRVKTSVLNQVLEDAVAINPPPTGHGKRLRIYFATQADVQPPTFVFFVNEAELMHFSYLRFLENRLRESFGFEGTPLKLVVRNRKEKEDA
- the plsY gene encoding glycerol-3-phosphate 1-O-acyltransferase PlsY; the encoded protein is MEFLWIVAVSYLVGSVPNGLLLGKTFWHTDLRQMGSCNIGATNAFRVLGPWPAFWVFLTDAAKGVFGVWLASQMAAPSLWLVAAGIAAIAGHNWSVFLGFKGGRGVATGLGVIAFLVPKVTLIVFAVWALIVWLTRYVSLASIVAAALVPVCMWFLGEEPAVLAFGVLAAVFVIVRHRPNIQRLLKGEELKIRSGKR
- a CDS encoding CoA-binding protein; protein product: MKETMAALLQCKNWALVGATSNKGKFGYKIFQVMRNNGLHVLPVNPGLQEIDGQTCYASLADLPEPVEAVNVVVPPKVALGILEECQRLNISKVWLQPGADTAEVVEKAKELGLQVVYDACIMIELRHKGGV
- the trxA gene encoding thioredoxin, with the protein product MAALKEVNDAMYQEEVLDEKQPVLVDFWAPWCSYCNKLTPVLEEVSAELAGKLKIVKINVDENRSLAQRYDIKGLPTMMLVKDGEVAEKIVGFLPKASILGKIEPFL
- a CDS encoding DUF1858 domain-containing protein — protein: MKNITKEMSIIEVVQQHPETVDVFRNFGMGCLGCAAARFENIEQGASAHGIDIEALITSLNQAIA
- the mraZ gene encoding division/cell wall cluster transcriptional repressor MraZ, with product MLLGEYQHTVDAKGRLFLPAKFREELGETVVFTKGLDACLFGYSLSEWSVLEEKLKKLPLAKPEARAFTRFFFAGAAEIGYDKQGRILLPPVLREHARLEKEVVVIGVSNRIEIWSQDAWQAYNEALAPSVSDLTQELIDLGI
- the rsmH gene encoding 16S rRNA (cytosine(1402)-N(4))-methyltransferase RsmH — encoded protein: MTRRFVLQEFHHVSVLLEKTVQAVMQDPAGIYVDCTLGGAGHAKYLADQLSAQGRFIGIDQDPAALAAGREKLSGVPCQVDLIHSNFSRLGDVLAELGVEKVNGIVFDLGVSSHQLDVAERGFSYQQDAPLDMRMNPQQARSAYDVVNTYEEEELARIIKEFGEERWAKRIASFVATARQTAPIETTGQLVDIIKRAIPAAARRDGPHPAKRTFQAIRIEVNQELEILQGAFRTAIEHLLPGGRLAIITFHSLEDRAAKQALAAAAKGCICPPKLPICMCGHQPQVRLLGKAVTPSEQELENNPRARSAKLRIAEKLGR
- a CDS encoding cell division protein FtsL, coding for MLAQQRQEWKHPVEEQQHTPAKTFRKQPQCDVRLRARVGLLVCGIAVLAIVGAVCSEFVVTTGYSVVKTKSQIMSLEKENEQLQLEIAQLKAPQRIQAVATRELGMVTPQNLYCINPQTAPSAASVEAQDNLWDRVKANLKGATAQAGTNR